Proteins from a genomic interval of Pseudophryne corroboree isolate aPseCor3 chromosome 4, aPseCor3.hap2, whole genome shotgun sequence:
- the FOXA2 gene encoding hepatocyte nuclear factor 3-beta isoform X2 — MLGAVKMEGHEHSDWSSYYTEPEAYSSVSNMNAGLGMNSMNTYMSMSAMSTTANMTASSMNMSYVNTGMSPSLTGMSPGTGAMAGMGSGVAGMATHLSPSMSPMSAQATSMNALAPYTNINSMSPMYGQSNINRSRDPKTYRRSYTHAKPPYSYISLITMAIQQSPNKMLTLSEIYQWIMDLFPFYRQNQQRWQNSIRHSLSFNDCFLKVPRSPDKPGKGSFWTLHPDSGNMFENGCYLRRQKRFKCDKKHNPRDSGGKKLSEGGSSVGSAATNSSSESSGGNESPHSSSSPCQEQKRALVDMKTNQGLSPDHTTSPVSQTQHLLSQHHSVLSHDAQSHLKPEHHYSFNHPFSINNLMSSEQQNHHHHHHHHSHHHHKMDLKAYEQVMHYSGYGSPMAGSLAMSTVTNKTGLESSPISGDTSYYQGVYSRPIMNSS; from the exons ATGCTAGGAGCTGTGAAAATGGAAGGACACGAACACTCAGACTGGAGCAGCTACTACACAGAACCAGAG GCTTACTCCTCAGTAAGTAACATGAATGCTGGATTAGGAATGAACTCTATGAACACATACATGAGTATGTCCGCAATGAGCACCACAGCGAACATGACCGCAAGTTCCATGAACATGTCCTATGTGAACACTGGAATGAGCCCGTCGCTGACCGGCATGTCTCCTGGCACTGGCGCTATGGCTGGCATGGGTTCAGGTGTGGCAGGTATGGCTACCCACCTGAGCCCCAGCATGAGCCCCATGAGCGCCCAGGCAACGTCCATGAATGCCCTGGCACCATACACCAACATCAACTCAATGAGTCCTATGTATGGACAGTCCAATATTAACAGATCCAGGGACCCTAAAACTTACCGGAGGAGTTACACCCATGCCAAGCCGCCCTACTCTTACATCTCGCTCATTACCATGGCAATTCAACAGTCTCCCAACAAAATGCTGACCCTAAGTGAGATCTACCAGTGGATCATGGACCTCTTTCCCTTCTACAGGCAGAATCAGCAGCGCTGGCAGAACTCCATCCGCCACTCCTTGTCATTCAATGACTGTTTCCTCAAAGTGCCAAGGTCTCCAGACAAACCAGGCAAGGGCTCCTTTTGGACTCTCCATCCTGACTCAGGGAACATGTTCGAGAACGGCTGCTACCTGAGGCGCCAGAAGCGCTTTAAGTGCGACAAGAAACACAACCCTAGGGACAGTGGGGGTAAGAAACTCTCTGAAGGGGGATCTAGTGTGGGGTCTGCTGCCACCAACAGCAGCTCGGAAAGTTCTGGGGGCAACGAGTCCCCCCATTCCAGTTCATCTCCATGCCAAGAGCAGAAGAGGGCCCTTGTAGACATGAAAACAAACCAAGGCTTGAGCCCAGATCATACAACATCTCCAGTTTCCCAAACTCAGCACCTCCTCTCACAACACCATTCAGTGTTGTCCCATGACGCCCAGTCCCACCTCAAACCAGAACACCACTATTCCTTCAACCACCCTTTTTCCATAAACAACCTAATGTCCTCTGAGCAAcaaaaccaccaccaccaccatcatcatcacagccaccaccaCCATAAAATGGACTTAAAAGCCTACGAACAGGTGATGCATTATTCTGGCTATGGCTCCCCCATGGCAGGCAGTTTAGCTATGAGCACGGTAACGAACAAAACTGGCTTAGAGTCCTCCCCAATTTCAGGCGACACCTCATACTATCAAGGTGTGTATTCCAGACCAATAATGAACTCTTCCTAA
- the FOXA2 gene encoding hepatocyte nuclear factor 3-beta isoform X1: protein MHCASSMLGAVKMEGHEHSDWSSYYTEPEAYSSVSNMNAGLGMNSMNTYMSMSAMSTTANMTASSMNMSYVNTGMSPSLTGMSPGTGAMAGMGSGVAGMATHLSPSMSPMSAQATSMNALAPYTNINSMSPMYGQSNINRSRDPKTYRRSYTHAKPPYSYISLITMAIQQSPNKMLTLSEIYQWIMDLFPFYRQNQQRWQNSIRHSLSFNDCFLKVPRSPDKPGKGSFWTLHPDSGNMFENGCYLRRQKRFKCDKKHNPRDSGGKKLSEGGSSVGSAATNSSSESSGGNESPHSSSSPCQEQKRALVDMKTNQGLSPDHTTSPVSQTQHLLSQHHSVLSHDAQSHLKPEHHYSFNHPFSINNLMSSEQQNHHHHHHHHSHHHHKMDLKAYEQVMHYSGYGSPMAGSLAMSTVTNKTGLESSPISGDTSYYQGVYSRPIMNSS from the exons ATGCACTGTGCTTCCAGTATGCTAGGAGCTGTGAAAATGGAAGGACACGAACACTCAGACTGGAGCAGCTACTACACAGAACCAGAG GCTTACTCCTCAGTAAGTAACATGAATGCTGGATTAGGAATGAACTCTATGAACACATACATGAGTATGTCCGCAATGAGCACCACAGCGAACATGACCGCAAGTTCCATGAACATGTCCTATGTGAACACTGGAATGAGCCCGTCGCTGACCGGCATGTCTCCTGGCACTGGCGCTATGGCTGGCATGGGTTCAGGTGTGGCAGGTATGGCTACCCACCTGAGCCCCAGCATGAGCCCCATGAGCGCCCAGGCAACGTCCATGAATGCCCTGGCACCATACACCAACATCAACTCAATGAGTCCTATGTATGGACAGTCCAATATTAACAGATCCAGGGACCCTAAAACTTACCGGAGGAGTTACACCCATGCCAAGCCGCCCTACTCTTACATCTCGCTCATTACCATGGCAATTCAACAGTCTCCCAACAAAATGCTGACCCTAAGTGAGATCTACCAGTGGATCATGGACCTCTTTCCCTTCTACAGGCAGAATCAGCAGCGCTGGCAGAACTCCATCCGCCACTCCTTGTCATTCAATGACTGTTTCCTCAAAGTGCCAAGGTCTCCAGACAAACCAGGCAAGGGCTCCTTTTGGACTCTCCATCCTGACTCAGGGAACATGTTCGAGAACGGCTGCTACCTGAGGCGCCAGAAGCGCTTTAAGTGCGACAAGAAACACAACCCTAGGGACAGTGGGGGTAAGAAACTCTCTGAAGGGGGATCTAGTGTGGGGTCTGCTGCCACCAACAGCAGCTCGGAAAGTTCTGGGGGCAACGAGTCCCCCCATTCCAGTTCATCTCCATGCCAAGAGCAGAAGAGGGCCCTTGTAGACATGAAAACAAACCAAGGCTTGAGCCCAGATCATACAACATCTCCAGTTTCCCAAACTCAGCACCTCCTCTCACAACACCATTCAGTGTTGTCCCATGACGCCCAGTCCCACCTCAAACCAGAACACCACTATTCCTTCAACCACCCTTTTTCCATAAACAACCTAATGTCCTCTGAGCAAcaaaaccaccaccaccaccatcatcatcacagccaccaccaCCATAAAATGGACTTAAAAGCCTACGAACAGGTGATGCATTATTCTGGCTATGGCTCCCCCATGGCAGGCAGTTTAGCTATGAGCACGGTAACGAACAAAACTGGCTTAGAGTCCTCCCCAATTTCAGGCGACACCTCATACTATCAAGGTGTGTATTCCAGACCAATAATGAACTCTTCCTAA